A window of Myxococcales bacterium contains these coding sequences:
- a CDS encoding NRDE family protein yields the protein MRVMCIVLVAYGLDPDCPLVVLANRDETFARPAAAAASWPDHDDVHGGRDLEKGGGWLLVSRSRRLACVTNVRAPGAQKDGRSRGELVVRGVTAQVSAEEHARAVPVGEYPAHNALYFDGASLVYTNDEGHVRALEPGIFGLSNARLDTPWPKVERGKRDLAAWLAGPRSLDDAFAILADRTIAEDDSLPSTGVGLEVERALSSVFIHALAGAGYGTRASTVVRVRRSCVELVERSYDVRGEVSGEVRLTLG from the coding sequence ATGCGCGTCATGTGCATCGTGCTCGTCGCGTACGGTCTCGATCCGGACTGTCCGCTCGTCGTGCTCGCGAACCGCGACGAGACCTTCGCGCGCCCCGCGGCCGCCGCGGCCTCGTGGCCCGATCACGACGACGTCCATGGCGGTCGTGACCTCGAGAAGGGTGGGGGATGGCTGCTCGTCTCGCGGTCTCGGAGGCTCGCGTGTGTCACCAACGTGCGCGCGCCCGGCGCCCAGAAGGATGGGCGCTCACGCGGGGAGCTCGTCGTGCGCGGGGTCACGGCCCAGGTCTCGGCGGAGGAGCACGCGCGCGCGGTCCCCGTGGGCGAGTACCCGGCCCACAACGCGCTCTACTTCGACGGCGCGTCGCTCGTGTACACGAACGACGAGGGCCACGTGCGCGCGCTCGAGCCGGGCATCTTCGGGCTCTCGAACGCGCGCCTCGACACGCCGTGGCCCAAGGTCGAGCGTGGCAAACGTGACCTCGCCGCGTGGCTCGCAGGCCCCCGCTCGCTCGACGACGCCTTCGCCATCCTGGCCGACCGCACGATCGCCGAGGACGACTCGCTCCCTTCGACCGGCGTCGGGCTCGAGGTCGAGAGGGCGCTCTCGTCGGTCTTCATCCACGCGCTCGCGGGCGCCGGGTACGGCACGCGCGCCTCGACCGTCGTCCGGGTGCGCAGGTCTTGCGTCGAGCTCGTCGAGCGCAGCTACGACGTGCGCGGCGAGGTGTCGGGGGAGGTGCGCTTGACGCTCGGATAA
- a CDS encoding YdcF family protein, whose product MFFLLSKILDVLLSPYSWGIGLMALALPFRRAKRPLGPRRRAAAFAGLVVVLVFSLDPTANALTRACEGDTVRGDTGDKHYDAVILLGGVLEDRAMFSSGQRAYNGNVERLLATYDLLRRGVARDVIVSGSSPTARPGTVEAVVLADQLADWGIARERIVLEDKSLNTRENAVLSMKLAEARGYKTLLLVTSATHMVRALGCFRAVGADPEPYAVDFRSYTPSAFPATYLPRAEYLARSTEMLRELFGRAVYRAQGYAVYR is encoded by the coding sequence ATGTTCTTCCTCCTGTCCAAGATCCTCGACGTCCTCCTCAGCCCGTACTCGTGGGGCATCGGCCTCATGGCGCTCGCGCTCCCGTTTCGTCGGGCCAAGCGGCCGCTCGGTCCACGTCGGCGCGCCGCGGCCTTCGCGGGGCTCGTCGTCGTGCTCGTGTTCTCGCTCGACCCGACGGCGAACGCGCTCACCCGCGCGTGCGAGGGCGACACGGTGCGCGGAGACACGGGCGACAAACACTACGACGCCGTGATCTTGCTCGGCGGCGTGCTCGAGGATCGCGCCATGTTCTCGAGCGGCCAGCGCGCCTACAACGGCAACGTCGAGCGCCTGCTCGCCACCTACGATCTCTTGCGCCGCGGCGTCGCCCGCGACGTCATCGTGTCGGGCAGCTCCCCCACCGCGCGCCCCGGCACCGTCGAGGCCGTCGTCCTGGCCGATCAGCTCGCCGACTGGGGCATCGCGCGCGAGCGCATCGTGCTCGAGGACAAGTCCCTCAATACACGCGAGAACGCCGTGCTCTCGATGAAGCTCGCCGAGGCCCGTGGGTACAAGACGCTCTTGCTCGTCACGTCGGCCACCCACATGGTGCGCGCGCTCGGGTGCTTTCGCGCGGTCGGCGCCGACCCCGAGCCGTACGCGGTCGACTTTCGCTCCTACACACCCTCGGCGTTCCCGGCGACCTACCTGCCTCGCGCCGAGTACCTCGCGCGCTCGACCGAGATGCTCCGCGAGCTCTTCGGGCGGGCGGTGTATCGGGCGCAAGGGTACGCGGTCTACCGCTGA
- a CDS encoding GNAT family N-acetyltransferase, whose translation MTTLIEREPDMQELDAALALLVRAFDDDPFYVWLEPRASLRAELARGLLSFAMSGATVRVATSGDDVLGVIAFHDPQLPASGAPRSLSAVASAVLSHPLRTLAAGAVYASVLARRPRGAMVVELFAVDEAARGRGVGKGLLEAVLARADALAVDTHLETTRPSNVALYERFGFSTVGAPVKIAGSAPTFCMRRPRAAS comes from the coding sequence ATGACTACGCTCATCGAACGCGAGCCCGACATGCAGGAGCTCGACGCGGCGCTCGCGCTCCTCGTTCGCGCGTTCGACGACGACCCCTTCTACGTGTGGCTCGAGCCGCGAGCGTCGCTTCGGGCCGAGCTCGCGCGAGGGCTCCTCTCGTTCGCGATGTCGGGCGCGACGGTCCGCGTCGCGACGAGCGGCGACGACGTGCTCGGCGTGATCGCGTTCCACGATCCGCAGCTCCCGGCCTCGGGGGCGCCGCGGTCGCTCTCGGCCGTCGCCTCCGCGGTGCTCTCGCATCCCCTGCGCACGCTCGCCGCGGGCGCCGTGTACGCGTCGGTGCTCGCCCGTCGCCCGAGGGGCGCGATGGTGGTCGAGCTCTTCGCGGTCGACGAGGCGGCGCGCGGCCGCGGGGTAGGCAAGGGGCTCCTCGAGGCCGTCCTCGCCCGCGCCGATGCGCTCGCGGTCGACACGCACCTCGAGACGACGCGGCCGTCGAACGTGGCGCTGTACGAGCGCTTCGGCTTCTCCACCGTGGGCGCGCCCGTGAAAATCGCGGGGTCGGCGCCAACCTTTTGCATGCGGAGGCCGCGAGCGGCATCGTAG
- a CDS encoding OsmC family protein: protein MQHERPVVVRTLPEKKLENAVTCGPHTLVADEPVALGGEDHGPMPFELVAAALGACTNMTLRLYADRKGYSLTGVNVELTQTVSGTDRLMERVITLTGELDEDARQRLLEIANKCPVHRALEGSKIKVSTRLAD, encoded by the coding sequence ATGCAGCACGAGCGCCCCGTCGTCGTCCGAACCCTGCCCGAAAAAAAGCTCGAGAACGCCGTCACGTGCGGCCCGCACACGCTCGTGGCCGACGAGCCCGTCGCGCTCGGGGGCGAAGATCACGGTCCCATGCCGTTCGAGCTCGTCGCGGCCGCCCTCGGCGCCTGCACCAACATGACCCTCCGGCTCTACGCCGACCGCAAGGGCTACTCTCTCACCGGCGTGAACGTCGAGCTCACACAAACCGTCTCGGGCACCGACCGCCTCATGGAGCGGGTCATCACGCTCACAGGCGAGCTCGACGAGGACGCCCGCCAGCGCCTCCTCGAGATCGCCAACAAGTGCCCCGTGCACCGCGCCCTCGAGGGCTCCAAGATCAAGGTCTCGACGCGCCTCGCCGACTGA
- a CDS encoding acyl-CoA dehydrogenase family protein, producing the protein MDFDLSPELSTLRSRVRAFVDERILPNEKTLLDEALRGEKMGLHALRDEARAQGLFVPHLPREHGGLGLGVLGMCALFREMGRSLLGAYVFNCDAPDQGNMDLLLRVASPEIRERYFGPLARGETTSAFLMTEPAPGAGADPSNLRSTAVEEGDGFVIDAHKWYSTGAHDAAFFIVMARTSDDPRRGATMFVVDRHAPGVEYVRDIPVLAPPLLSHREGEVKLHGVRVPKSAVLGEVGDGFSLAQARLVPARLTHCMRWLGLADRVLHMCKMQAMTRRSFGKELVHHQLVQKTFADNATRIHQGNLMTWHCATLLEKGRDKEARPYSSMAKNHVANALCQVLDDAIQLHGGLGYSDDAPFALFYRYARAARIADGPDAVHDVVVARDFLRGALELLV; encoded by the coding sequence ATGGATTTCGATCTCTCTCCCGAGCTCTCGACCCTCCGCTCCCGCGTGCGCGCGTTCGTCGACGAGCGCATCCTGCCGAACGAGAAGACCCTCCTCGACGAGGCCCTCCGCGGCGAAAAAATGGGCCTCCACGCCCTCCGCGACGAGGCGCGCGCCCAAGGGCTCTTCGTGCCGCACCTTCCGCGTGAGCACGGCGGCCTCGGCCTCGGCGTGCTCGGCATGTGCGCGCTCTTCCGCGAGATGGGGCGCTCGCTCCTCGGCGCGTACGTGTTCAACTGCGACGCGCCCGACCAGGGCAACATGGACCTCTTGCTGCGGGTCGCGAGCCCGGAGATCCGCGAGCGCTACTTCGGGCCGCTCGCGCGGGGCGAGACCACGAGCGCCTTCTTGATGACCGAGCCCGCCCCGGGCGCGGGGGCCGACCCGTCGAACCTCCGGAGCACGGCCGTCGAGGAGGGGGACGGCTTCGTCATCGACGCGCACAAGTGGTACTCGACGGGCGCGCACGACGCGGCGTTCTTCATCGTGATGGCCCGCACGAGCGACGATCCGAGGCGCGGCGCCACCATGTTCGTCGTCGATCGGCACGCCCCGGGCGTGGAGTACGTCCGCGACATCCCGGTGCTCGCGCCGCCGCTCTTGTCGCACCGCGAGGGCGAGGTGAAGCTCCACGGCGTGCGTGTGCCGAAGAGCGCCGTGCTCGGTGAGGTGGGCGACGGCTTCTCCCTCGCGCAGGCGAGGCTCGTCCCCGCGCGCCTCACGCACTGCATGCGGTGGCTCGGCCTCGCCGATCGTGTGCTGCATATGTGCAAGATGCAGGCAATGACGCGGCGGAGCTTCGGCAAGGAGCTCGTGCACCACCAGCTCGTGCAGAAGACCTTCGCCGACAACGCCACGCGCATCCACCAGGGCAACCTCATGACCTGGCACTGCGCGACGCTCCTCGAGAAAGGGCGCGACAAAGAGGCCCGGCCCTACTCGTCGATGGCGAAGAACCACGTCGCGAACGCCCTCTGCCAGGTGCTCGACGACGCCATCCAGCTCCACGGCGGGCTCGGCTACTCGGACGACGCGCCCTTCGCCCTCTTCTACCGGTACGCCCGCGCCGCCCGCATCGCGGACGGGCCCGACGCCGTGCACGACGTGGTGGTGGCCCGCGACTTTCTGCGGGGCGCGCTCGAGCTCCTGGTCTGA
- a CDS encoding chlorite dismutase family protein: MSEHPTTEEKKPGLPEVDMNEYGGKKDGVRQALNRRLFMQLLVFDVPAGASVEAAQTELVAAAKKAGVPAVVYADANAPRGLGLLTWNEDPAHFVANVRPLFYGPELSKVEHRPGWAMLGRTYSTGHEPDLEFVLLERSIKNVQHADYGWHVWYPLRRKGTFAKLEGIEQSHIMREHAALGMAYGQSELAHDIRLACHGIDAADNEFVIGLVGHDLHPLSHLVQAMRKTRQTSEFIAHMGPFFVGRVVART, translated from the coding sequence ATGAGCGAGCACCCCACGACCGAAGAAAAGAAGCCCGGCCTCCCCGAGGTCGACATGAACGAGTACGGCGGCAAAAAAGACGGCGTCCGTCAGGCGTTGAACCGCCGCCTCTTCATGCAGCTCCTCGTGTTCGACGTCCCCGCCGGGGCGAGCGTCGAGGCCGCCCAGACGGAGCTCGTCGCGGCCGCCAAGAAGGCCGGCGTGCCCGCGGTCGTGTACGCCGACGCCAACGCCCCGCGTGGGCTCGGCCTCCTCACGTGGAACGAGGATCCGGCGCATTTCGTCGCGAACGTGCGGCCGCTCTTCTACGGCCCCGAGCTCTCGAAGGTCGAGCACCGCCCGGGCTGGGCCATGCTCGGTCGCACGTACTCCACCGGCCACGAGCCCGACCTCGAGTTCGTGCTGCTCGAGCGCTCGATCAAGAACGTCCAGCACGCCGACTACGGCTGGCACGTGTGGTACCCGCTGCGCCGCAAGGGCACCTTCGCGAAGCTCGAGGGTATCGAGCAGAGCCACATCATGAGGGAGCACGCGGCGCTCGGCATGGCCTACGGGCAGAGCGAGCTCGCCCACGACATCCGCCTCGCGTGCCACGGCATCGACGCGGCCGACAACGAGTTCGTCATCGGGCTCGTGGGCCACGATCTGCACCCGCTCTCGCACCTCGTCCAGGCCATGCGCAAGACGCGCCAGACGAGCGAGTTCATCGCCCATATGGGGCCGTTCTTCGTCGGCCGCGTGGTCGCCCGCACATGA
- a CDS encoding phosphotransferase family protein produces MTALTEEAQGRVREVVGGDVTRVTRLAGGACQENYLVACTMPSGETTSWVLRSDARSSLPGSIDRAAEHAVMRAAADAGVRTPRPLDLLPELFGPRTSAYLVPFVEGDAIGRKIVKAPELAKARETLHLVLAKELARIHAVTPASAPHLFGGAASSPGPRVSPAKRRLAAMRSFMDGLARKRPTLAWLVRWLSENEPPDDDGDVLVHGDFRTGNFMVAPDGLTAILDWEFSHFGSPYEDLTWVSVRDWRFGQLGLPIGGFAAREPFYAAYAEASGRTVDLAKVHYWEILGNVSWALGAACQSERYTRHGEEDLELLAIGRRAAEMEYEALRLVEKGSV; encoded by the coding sequence ATGACTGCGCTCACCGAAGAGGCCCAGGGTCGTGTGCGAGAGGTCGTCGGCGGCGACGTCACCCGTGTCACGCGCCTCGCGGGCGGCGCCTGCCAAGAGAACTACCTCGTCGCGTGCACGATGCCCTCGGGAGAGACGACGTCGTGGGTCCTGAGGAGCGACGCGCGCTCGTCGCTCCCGGGCTCGATCGACAGGGCCGCGGAGCACGCGGTCATGCGCGCCGCGGCCGACGCGGGGGTTCGCACGCCGCGCCCGCTCGACTTGCTCCCCGAGCTCTTCGGGCCTCGCACCTCGGCGTACCTCGTCCCCTTCGTGGAGGGCGACGCGATCGGGCGCAAGATCGTGAAGGCGCCCGAGCTCGCCAAGGCCCGCGAGACCCTGCACCTCGTGCTCGCCAAGGAGCTCGCGCGCATCCACGCGGTGACGCCCGCGTCCGCGCCACACCTCTTCGGGGGCGCGGCGTCTTCGCCCGGCCCGCGTGTCTCTCCGGCGAAGCGAAGGCTCGCGGCGATGCGCTCGTTCATGGACGGCCTCGCGCGGAAGCGGCCGACGCTCGCGTGGCTCGTGCGCTGGCTCTCCGAGAACGAGCCCCCGGACGACGACGGCGACGTGCTCGTCCACGGGGACTTTCGCACCGGCAATTTCATGGTCGCCCCCGACGGCCTCACCGCCATCCTCGACTGGGAATTTTCCCACTTCGGCTCGCCCTACGAGGACCTCACCTGGGTGAGCGTGCGCGACTGGCGTTTCGGTCAGCTCGGCCTCCCGATCGGGGGATTCGCCGCGCGGGAGCCGTTCTACGCCGCGTACGCCGAGGCGAGCGGGCGGACCGTGGACCTCGCCAAGGTCCACTACTGGGAGATCTTGGGCAACGTGTCGTGGGCCCTCGGGGCCGCGTGCCAGTCGGAGCGGTACACACGCCACGGCGAAGAGGACCTCGAGCTGCTCGCCATCGGCCGGCGCGCCGCCGAGATGGAGTACGAGGCCCTACGGCTCGTCGAGAAGGGATCGGTGTAA
- a CDS encoding TetR/AcrR family transcriptional regulator encodes MSRKKGKDETRDRVRKAAWELFSDVGYEATTTKSIAERAGVATGTVFVHATDKADLLRSVVYTELERIVEEGTQEVGKGALVDEWLRLFSRLLVFYGQNRKVSEAFLSVTMAPALDAMHSGYALEVTMRFLGVLAGLVEQAKTRGDVREDVGSLLAAQAAFALYFSVLSAWLQGFSSTEGAIASLRDLLTLLVRGLGPAEAPKKKAPKKRAGRSPR; translated from the coding sequence ATGAGCCGGAAGAAGGGAAAGGACGAGACCCGAGACCGGGTGCGCAAGGCCGCGTGGGAGCTCTTCTCGGACGTGGGATACGAGGCGACCACCACCAAGTCGATCGCGGAGCGCGCGGGCGTCGCCACGGGCACCGTGTTCGTGCACGCGACCGACAAGGCCGATCTCCTGCGCTCGGTCGTGTACACGGAGCTCGAGCGCATCGTCGAGGAGGGGACCCAAGAGGTCGGCAAGGGCGCCCTCGTCGACGAGTGGCTGCGGCTCTTCTCGCGGCTCCTCGTGTTTTACGGGCAAAACCGCAAGGTGTCGGAGGCCTTCCTCTCGGTGACGATGGCGCCGGCGCTCGACGCCATGCACTCGGGCTACGCGCTCGAGGTGACCATGCGTTTCCTCGGCGTGCTCGCGGGGCTCGTCGAGCAGGCGAAGACACGCGGCGACGTGCGCGAGGACGTAGGCTCGCTGCTCGCCGCCCAGGCCGCCTTCGCGCTCTACTTCAGCGTTCTGTCGGCGTGGCTCCAGGGGTTCTCGTCGACCGAGGGCGCCATCGCGTCGCTCCGCGATCTGCTCACGCTGCTCGTGCGAGGGCTCGGCCCGGCCGAGGCGCCCAAGAAGAAGGCGCCCAAGAAGCGCGCCGGGCGCTCCCCTCGATGA
- a CDS encoding S8 family serine peptidase: MARGRPVGALLALVLFSASAPATADVPNGAALLRVLGSRAESVLAPSKGHVSALVELPRGQTPASLGLREAAPGFAWVDGSTKALAFAKAHPNIPLEVGSPLHLLNERVGQVVRSRIANASGADGAGTLVGVADTGADVTHPDFLDENGKVRVAWVLDLSRPPRGTHPDLEAAFGVKDDSGVLVSGAVYSKADLQALVDQGKTSELPTDEVGHGSHVSGSAVGGGGGGPHAGVAPRAELVVARITRPGTDSIDNDDLVRAVGFMFAVADRMKRPMSVNLSLGSDFGPHDGSMMWERAIASFVGPSHPGRAIVAAAGNSGSVAEQAIHQSVHVPRGATVRVPIRSKTVTSGAVQVWATFRGATRIGLGVDSPLGEWVPPVAEGAEDGERGESVTVGVVNGSLEPRRLVPEGHRGAVAVWSGAFREGTYAITLENQGDSPGDVDLYLQALGGAAGITPVAFTNGVREGTINLPAAHPSIIGVGCSVNRVRWRSAAGSDVALTVPETDALGLVGTGVARDLVDGEVCWFSSAGPNVDGVQKPEIAAPGGIVASTASRQAPPSSLRSIFTSAACPKRAKADPSCLLVDRDHGISAGTSMASPIVAGVVALLFQRDPTLTQDKVAALLQAGAHPFRGPAPFDDQNGPGEVDVLGSLDALERLRDPKLYLPNAAQSWIALSSSYVPADGSRAVTALLELRTEDGEHRADLFDVARLVPTVRIGGVERQVGPVTRKAPGLYTYTFRVGDEGLGLERATFGATFDGVPIVAPRTIPVATDPWNAGYSSRVGGGCAELPLARDTTWAGFAVSALGLVVVAAIRRRSRG, translated from the coding sequence ATGGCACGTGGTCGCCCCGTGGGCGCGCTCTTGGCTCTCGTCCTCTTCTCGGCCTCCGCACCGGCGACCGCCGACGTGCCCAACGGAGCTGCGCTCTTGCGCGTGCTCGGCTCGCGCGCCGAGAGCGTGCTCGCGCCGAGCAAGGGTCACGTGTCCGCGCTCGTCGAGCTCCCTCGAGGGCAGACGCCGGCCTCCCTCGGGCTCCGTGAGGCCGCGCCGGGCTTCGCGTGGGTCGACGGGAGCACCAAGGCGCTCGCGTTCGCCAAGGCACACCCGAACATTCCGCTCGAGGTGGGCTCGCCTCTCCACCTCCTGAACGAGCGCGTCGGCCAGGTCGTTCGGTCGCGCATCGCGAACGCCTCGGGGGCCGACGGCGCGGGCACCCTCGTCGGTGTCGCCGACACGGGAGCCGACGTCACCCACCCGGATTTTCTCGACGAAAATGGCAAGGTTCGGGTCGCTTGGGTGCTCGATCTCTCGCGCCCGCCGCGTGGAACGCACCCGGACCTCGAGGCCGCGTTCGGCGTCAAAGACGACTCGGGCGTCCTCGTCTCGGGGGCCGTCTACTCGAAGGCCGATCTTCAGGCGCTCGTCGATCAGGGAAAGACCTCGGAGCTTCCCACCGACGAGGTCGGTCATGGCTCGCACGTGAGCGGCTCGGCCGTGGGCGGCGGTGGCGGCGGGCCCCACGCCGGGGTCGCCCCTCGCGCCGAGCTCGTCGTGGCGCGCATCACGCGCCCGGGCACCGACTCGATCGACAACGACGACCTCGTGCGCGCGGTGGGGTTCATGTTCGCCGTGGCCGACCGCATGAAGCGGCCCATGTCCGTGAACCTCTCGCTCGGCAGCGATTTCGGGCCTCATGACGGCTCGATGATGTGGGAGCGCGCGATCGCGTCGTTCGTCGGGCCGAGCCACCCGGGCCGGGCGATCGTCGCCGCGGCGGGCAACAGCGGCTCGGTGGCCGAGCAGGCGATCCACCAGAGCGTGCACGTCCCTCGGGGCGCGACGGTGCGCGTGCCCATCCGGTCGAAGACCGTGACGAGCGGCGCGGTCCAAGTGTGGGCGACGTTCCGCGGCGCGACCCGCATCGGCCTCGGGGTCGACTCTCCGCTCGGCGAGTGGGTTCCACCCGTCGCCGAAGGCGCGGAGGACGGCGAGCGCGGCGAGAGCGTCACCGTCGGCGTCGTGAACGGCTCGCTCGAGCCGCGGCGCCTCGTGCCCGAGGGCCACCGCGGCGCGGTCGCGGTGTGGTCGGGCGCGTTCCGCGAGGGCACGTACGCGATCACCCTCGAGAACCAAGGGGACAGCCCGGGCGACGTCGACCTCTACCTCCAAGCGCTCGGCGGCGCCGCGGGAATCACGCCCGTCGCGTTCACCAACGGCGTCCGCGAGGGCACGATCAACTTGCCGGCCGCGCATCCGTCGATCATCGGCGTCGGGTGCTCGGTCAATCGGGTGCGATGGCGGAGCGCGGCGGGCTCGGACGTCGCCCTCACGGTCCCCGAGACCGACGCCCTCGGGCTCGTCGGCACGGGAGTCGCCCGGGATCTCGTGGACGGCGAGGTGTGTTGGTTCTCGAGCGCCGGCCCCAACGTCGACGGCGTCCAGAAGCCCGAGATCGCCGCGCCCGGGGGCATCGTCGCGTCGACCGCGTCTCGCCAGGCCCCCCCGAGCTCGCTCCGCAGCATCTTCACGTCCGCGGCGTGCCCGAAGCGCGCCAAGGCCGACCCGAGCTGCCTCCTCGTCGATCGCGATCACGGCATCAGCGCAGGCACGAGCATGGCGTCCCCCATCGTCGCGGGCGTCGTCGCGCTGCTCTTCCAGCGCGACCCGACGTTGACCCAAGACAAGGTGGCCGCACTCCTTCAAGCGGGCGCGCATCCTTTCCGGGGGCCGGCCCCCTTCGACGACCAGAACGGGCCCGGCGAGGTCGACGTGCTCGGCTCGCTCGATGCCCTCGAAAGGCTAAGAGATCCGAAGCTTTACCTGCCGAACGCGGCCCAGAGTTGGATCGCGCTGAGCTCGTCGTACGTGCCGGCCGACGGCTCGCGTGCGGTAACCGCGCTGCTCGAGCTCCGCACCGAGGACGGAGAGCACCGCGCCGATCTCTTCGACGTCGCGCGGCTCGTCCCCACGGTCCGCATCGGCGGCGTCGAGAGGCAGGTCGGGCCCGTCACGCGCAAGGCGCCGGGGCTCTACACCTACACGTTCCGCGTCGGCGACGAGGGCCTCGGCCTCGAGCGCGCTACGTTCGGGGCGACGTTCGACGGGGTCCCCATCGTCGCCCCGCGCACCATTCCGGTCGCGACCGATCCGTGGAACGCAGGCTACTCGAGCCGCGTCGGAGGGGGCTGCGCGGAGCTCCCCCTCGCGCGTGACACGACCTGGGCCGGCTTCGCGGTGAGCGCGCTCGGCCTCGTGGTCGTGGCCGCGATCCGCCGGCGCTCCCGAGGCTAG
- a CDS encoding pyridoxal phosphate-dependent aminotransferase, with the protein MDESAFQAFRPVPKTGVIYVTSEATKRGFSPQSTDWCNLGQGQPETGELPGAPKRIESVTIHMDDQEYAPVAGLWELREAIANLYNTLYRKGMGSKYTAENVCISGGGRAALTRAAASLGQVNLGHFLPDYTAYEELLDIFHLFTAIPIMLEGERGYSFTAEDLRREVLGRGLSAVLLSNPCNPTGKLVGGEELDKWVGVARDLDCTLLLDEFYSHYIYRGRPGQLPIESAARYVRDVDKDPVVIFDGFTKNWRYPGWRITWAIGPKSVMEGFASAGSFLDGGGSKPLQRAAVPLLAEEYVVKETMAIQETFRKKRDYLLSSLERIGVRIDRAPDGTFYVWGNVSGLPASISEGMSFFRAALEEKVITVPGEFFDINPGKRRSGRASRFRDYVRFSFGPSMETLERAMGRIEALVARST; encoded by the coding sequence ATGGACGAGAGCGCGTTCCAGGCCTTCCGCCCGGTCCCCAAGACGGGCGTCATCTACGTCACGAGCGAGGCCACGAAGCGTGGGTTTTCGCCCCAGAGCACCGACTGGTGCAACCTCGGCCAAGGCCAACCCGAGACGGGCGAGCTGCCCGGCGCACCGAAGCGCATCGAGTCGGTGACCATCCACATGGACGACCAGGAGTACGCCCCGGTCGCCGGCCTGTGGGAGCTCCGCGAGGCCATCGCGAACCTCTACAACACGCTCTACCGCAAGGGCATGGGCTCCAAGTACACGGCCGAGAACGTGTGCATCTCGGGCGGTGGGCGCGCGGCCCTCACGCGCGCCGCGGCGAGCCTCGGGCAGGTGAACCTCGGGCACTTCTTGCCCGACTACACCGCCTACGAAGAGCTGCTCGACATCTTCCACCTCTTCACGGCCATCCCGATCATGCTCGAGGGCGAGCGCGGGTACAGCTTCACGGCCGAGGATCTCCGGCGCGAGGTGCTCGGGCGCGGCCTCTCGGCGGTGCTGCTCTCGAACCCCTGCAACCCCACGGGCAAGCTCGTCGGAGGCGAGGAGCTCGACAAGTGGGTCGGCGTCGCGCGGGACCTCGACTGCACCCTCCTGCTCGACGAGTTCTACTCGCACTACATCTACCGCGGGCGGCCCGGGCAGCTCCCCATCGAGAGCGCGGCGCGCTACGTGCGCGACGTCGACAAGGATCCGGTCGTCATCTTCGACGGCTTCACCAAGAACTGGCGCTATCCCGGCTGGCGCATCACGTGGGCCATCGGCCCGAAGAGCGTCATGGAAGGCTTCGCGAGCGCGGGCTCGTTCCTCGACGGCGGAGGCTCGAAGCCCCTCCAGCGCGCAGCCGTGCCCCTCCTCGCCGAGGAGTACGTCGTCAAAGAGACGATGGCGATCCAAGAGACCTTCCGAAAGAAGCGCGACTACCTGCTCTCGAGCCTCGAGCGCATCGGCGTACGCATCGACCGCGCCCCCGACGGCACGTTCTACGTGTGGGGCAACGTCTCGGGCCTGCCGGCCTCGATCTCCGAGGGCATGAGCTTCTTCCGCGCCGCCCTCGAAGAGAAGGTCATCACGGTGCCGGGCGAGTTCTTCGACATCAACCCGGGCAAGCGCCGCTCGGGCCGCGCCTCACGCTTCCGCGACTACGTCCGCTTCTCGTTCGGGCCCTCCATGGAGACCCTCGAGCGCGCCATGGGCCGCATCGAAGCGCTCGTCGCCCGCTCGACGTGA